The Synergistales bacterium genome contains the following window.
ATACTGAGGGAGAATGAAACAACGCGTTGGGTGCCGCCCGACTGGCGCCCGAGCGGTAACTCGCCGAAGGCGTTCGCTTCGTCGAGCTGCGGAGGGCGGTCGGCTCAGAAGCACCTCCTTGTGCTTTCTCGCCTCTCGGCGACATCACGTCGCCTCGACCGTCCTCCGCGACGCTCTCCTCGCTCACCGGCTCAAAACCGCTCTTCCGCGCCAGTCGGGACGGCAAGACAGAAAAACCCCCGCAGGGATCTGCGAGGGGGAGTGATGCCGCTGTGGGTTCCTGTCGCGACGAGGCGGCTAGTCTTCCATGATCTCCTGTTCCTTGTCCTTGAGGACCTCGTCGATCTTCTCGATGTAGCCGTCGGTGACCTCCTGGATCTCCTCCAGGTAGTCGTGCATCTGGTCCTCGCTGATGGTGCTGTCCTTTTCCATCTTCTTGTAGAGATCGTTGCCCTCGCGGCGGAGGTTGCGCACCGCCACCTTGGTCTCCTCGGCGTACTGCCGGACCACCTTGGTGAGCTCCTTGCGGCGCTCCTGGGTGAGCTCGGGGAGGTTGATGCGGATGGCCTCGCCGTCGTTCTGCGGGGTGACCCCCAGCGGGGAGGCCAGGATGGCCTTCTCCACATTCTTGATGGCCGAGGGGTCCCACGGGGAGACGAGGATCTGCCGCGCCTCGGGGATCGAGATGTTGGCGAGCTGCTTCAGAGGCGTGGGGGCTCCGTAGTAGTCCACCTTGATG
Protein-coding sequences here:
- the frr gene encoding ribosome recycling factor — protein: MPKDAMKDLKDKMDKAVEHLRSEMAGVRTGRAHPALVEDIKVDYYGAPTPLKQLANISIPEARQILVSPWDPSAIKNVEKAILASPLGVTPQNDGEAIRINLPELTQERRKELTKVVRQYAEETKVAVRNLRREGNDLYKKMEKDSTISEDQMHDYLEEIQEVTDGYIEKIDEVLKDKEQEIMED